From one uncultured Bacteroides sp. genomic stretch:
- a CDS encoding response regulator, with protein MIMKITPSEYRILIVDDVTSNVLLLKVLLTNEKFKTITANSGRQAIELVEKEHPDLILLDVMMPEMNGFEVAHYLKKDPVTAEIPIIFLTALNATSDVVKGFQEGGNDFISKPFNKEELIIRITHQISLVAAKRIILAQTEELQKTIMGRDKLYSVIAHDLRSPVGSIKMVLNMLILNLPSSKIGTEMYELLTMANQTTEDVFSLLDNLLKWTKSQIGRMKVVYQDIDVVEVIEGVVEVFSMVAAAKKINIHSQLPDELIAHGDIDMVKTVIRNLLSNAIKFSNEGADIWVIVEAENDMAVISVKDQGCGIDEEGQKKLLHTDTHFSTFGTNNEEGSGLGLLLCKDFAQKNGGDLWFVSAKGKGSTFSFSVPLKK; from the coding sequence ATAATCATGAAAATAACTCCCTCAGAATATAGAATTCTCATTGTTGATGACGTGACGTCTAATGTCTTGTTACTGAAGGTCCTTTTAACAAATGAGAAATTTAAGACTATAACGGCTAATAGCGGTAGACAAGCCATAGAATTGGTGGAAAAAGAACATCCTGACCTGATTTTACTCGATGTTATGATGCCCGAAATGAATGGATTTGAAGTAGCTCATTATTTGAAAAAGGATCCTGTAACAGCAGAGATACCAATCATATTTTTAACTGCACTCAATGCTACTTCTGATGTGGTAAAAGGTTTTCAAGAGGGGGGTAATGATTTTATTTCCAAGCCGTTTAATAAAGAAGAGTTAATCATTCGCATTACTCATCAAATTTCACTTGTTGCAGCGAAACGCATTATTCTGGCTCAGACAGAGGAGTTACAGAAAACTATTATGGGGCGTGATAAACTTTATTCGGTTATAGCTCATGACCTTCGTTCTCCTGTGGGGTCTATTAAAATGGTCTTGAATATGCTTATCTTGAATTTGCCCAGTTCCAAGATCGGTACGGAAATGTATGAGCTGTTAACAATGGCAAATCAAACAACGGAAGATGTTTTTTCGTTATTGGATAACTTGCTGAAATGGACAAAAAGTCAGATTGGCCGGATGAAGGTGGTATATCAGGATATTGATGTGGTTGAGGTAATTGAAGGGGTTGTTGAGGTTTTCTCTATGGTAGCCGCTGCAAAGAAAATAAATATTCATTCTCAGTTGCCTGATGAATTAATAGCGCATGGTGATATTGACATGGTAAAAACTGTTATTCGGAATCTTTTGAGCAATGCCATTAAATTTAGTAATGAAGGAGCTGATATTTGGGTTATTGTGGAGGCAGAGAATGATATGGCAGTTATAAGTGTCAAAGACCAGGGTTGCGGTATTGATGAAGAAGGGCAGAAGAAATTACTGCATACAGACACGCACTTCAGTACTTTTGGCACGAATAATGAAGAAGGGTCCGGCTTGGGGCTGCTTCTTTGCAAGGATTTTGCACAGAAGAACGGTGGTGATTTGTGGTTTGTTTCGGCCAAGGGCAAAGGATCAACGTTTAGTTTTTCGGTTCCTTTGAAAAAATAG
- a CDS encoding PD-(D/E)XK nuclease family protein: METFLQLVAKDIYAKTGNDLSRVAIVFPNKRAGLFFNEYLADESNRPIWSPAYVSISELFQQLATLKLGDPIRLVCELYKVFREETKSEESLDEFYFWGELLISDFDDVDKNLVDADKLFSNLQDLKNIMDGYDFLDEEQEEAIQQFFQNFSIERRTQLKEKFISLWDKLNSIYNRYHENLASLGIAYEGMLYRSVIEQLDVETLKYDKYVFVGFNVLNKVETKFFDKLQEAGKALFYWDYDVFYTRMPHYKHEAGEFINRNLKRFPSQLSEEHFDILRKPKKVRFISSPTENAQARYLPEWVRSTLTEKEKENAVVLCNETLLLPVLHSIPAEVKNVNITMGFPLAQTPAFSYINALLELQTTGYRPETGRYTYASVLSVLKHPYTRQLSKQAEMLEKDLTHNNRFYPLPSELKQDDFLSRLFTPCNNLPDLCKYLIELLKEVATLYRQEHEADDIFNQLYRESLFKSFTMVNRLLSLIESKELQIQTDTFKRLLSKLLSAANIPFHGEPAIGMQVMGVLETRNLDFKNLIIMSLNEGQLPKTSGESSFIPYNLRKAFGMTTIEHKNAVYAYYFYRLIQRAEDITLLYNTSSNGLNRGEWSRFMLQFLIEWPHPISREFLEAGQSPQSGTKIRIEKTADVMQVLHENYDTQRNPKASFSPSALNTYLDCQLRFYYRYVARLKVQDEVNAEIDSAKFGSIFHLAAQLIYTELTKNGKLIRKEDLEKTLRNDVKLQSYVDAAFKKEFFHVDPSEKPEYNGTQQINSKVIVSYLRQLLRNDLLYAPFEMIAMEERVSEKMEIKATNGNITLKIGGIIDRIDSKDGTLRIVDYKTGGTPKTPANVEQLFTPAEGRPNYIFQTFLYAAIMSRKQSLKVAPSLLYIHRAASETYSPVIEIGEPRKPKMPVNDFSLFEDEFRNHLQILLEEIYNPEEAFSQTEFVKTCEYCDFKSLCRR; the protein is encoded by the coding sequence ATGGAAACATTTCTACAACTAGTAGCCAAAGATATTTATGCAAAAACAGGAAACGATCTGTCTCGCGTAGCGATTGTATTTCCCAATAAACGTGCCGGTCTCTTCTTTAACGAATATCTGGCCGATGAGTCAAATCGTCCGATTTGGTCTCCTGCTTATGTCAGCATCAGCGAACTGTTTCAACAGCTCGCCACACTGAAACTGGGCGATCCCATCCGGTTAGTGTGCGAGCTGTACAAAGTATTCCGTGAAGAGACCAAAAGCGAAGAATCACTTGATGAATTTTATTTCTGGGGCGAACTGCTCATTAGTGACTTTGATGATGTTGACAAGAATCTGGTAGATGCAGATAAACTATTCAGCAACTTACAAGACTTGAAAAACATCATGGATGGATACGACTTTCTGGATGAGGAACAAGAAGAGGCCATTCAACAATTCTTTCAGAATTTCTCCATCGAACGCCGCACACAACTAAAAGAGAAGTTCATCTCCCTGTGGGATAAACTTAACAGCATTTACAACCGTTATCACGAAAATTTAGCCTCATTGGGTATTGCCTACGAAGGCATGCTTTACCGCAGTGTGATAGAACAACTGGATGTGGAGACGCTGAAGTATGACAAATATGTATTTGTGGGATTTAACGTGTTAAACAAAGTCGAAACAAAATTCTTCGACAAGCTGCAAGAAGCCGGTAAAGCTCTTTTCTATTGGGATTATGATGTGTTTTACACCCGTATGCCTCATTATAAGCACGAAGCCGGAGAGTTTATCAACCGCAACCTGAAACGTTTTCCTTCACAGCTTTCCGAGGAACATTTCGATATTCTGCGCAAACCCAAGAAGGTACGTTTCATCTCCTCGCCTACCGAAAATGCACAAGCGCGCTACCTGCCCGAATGGGTACGTTCTACACTGACTGAAAAGGAGAAAGAAAATGCCGTAGTGTTGTGCAACGAAACGTTGTTACTCCCCGTGCTCCACTCCATTCCGGCTGAAGTAAAAAACGTAAATATCACCATGGGGTTTCCACTGGCACAAACACCTGCATTCAGTTATATCAATGCTTTGCTGGAATTGCAAACCACCGGCTATCGACCGGAAACAGGACGTTACACTTATGCCTCCGTACTATCGGTTTTGAAGCACCCTTATACCCGTCAATTATCCAAGCAGGCAGAAATGCTGGAGAAGGACCTGACACATAACAACCGATTCTACCCGCTACCATCGGAACTAAAGCAAGATGATTTCTTGAGCAGGCTTTTTACTCCCTGCAATAACCTGCCCGATCTTTGCAAATACCTCATTGAACTGCTAAAAGAAGTGGCTACTTTATACAGACAGGAACATGAAGCAGATGACATCTTCAATCAGCTGTATCGTGAATCGCTTTTTAAGAGTTTTACGATGGTAAACCGCCTGCTGAGTTTGATAGAGAGCAAAGAATTACAAATACAAACAGATACTTTTAAAAGGCTGCTAAGCAAGCTGTTATCTGCCGCCAACATCCCGTTTCACGGCGAGCCGGCTATTGGTATGCAGGTAATGGGGGTACTTGAAACTCGTAACCTCGACTTCAAGAACCTGATTATCATGTCTCTCAATGAAGGGCAATTGCCCAAGACCAGTGGAGAGTCATCCTTTATTCCGTACAATCTGCGTAAAGCCTTCGGCATGACTACCATTGAGCACAAGAATGCTGTCTACGCTTACTATTTTTACAGGCTCATACAGCGTGCAGAGGATATTACGTTGTTGTATAACACCTCTTCTAACGGATTAAACCGGGGAGAATGGTCGCGCTTCATGCTTCAATTCCTAATCGAATGGCCACATCCCATAAGTAGGGAGTTCCTTGAAGCCGGACAATCACCGCAAAGTGGAACGAAGATTCGCATAGAAAAAACGGCCGATGTGATGCAAGTACTGCATGAGAATTACGACACTCAGCGCAATCCCAAAGCCAGCTTCTCTCCATCAGCCTTAAATACGTATCTGGACTGCCAGCTGAGGTTTTATTATCGATACGTAGCCCGTTTAAAAGTTCAAGACGAAGTAAATGCCGAAATAGATTCCGCTAAGTTTGGAAGTATCTTTCACCTTGCGGCACAATTAATTTATACCGAATTAACAAAAAATGGAAAGTTAATACGCAAGGAAGATTTAGAGAAAACACTACGCAATGACGTTAAATTGCAAAGCTACGTAGATGCTGCCTTTAAAAAAGAATTCTTTCATGTTGATCCGTCGGAGAAGCCCGAATATAACGGAACGCAGCAAATCAATTCAAAGGTAATAGTATCCTATCTCCGCCAGTTGCTACGCAACGATTTACTATATGCCCCCTTTGAGATGATAGCCATGGAAGAACGGGTAAGCGAAAAGATGGAAATAAAAGCCACTAACGGTAACATTACACTCAAGATAGGTGGCATTATTGATCGAATAGATAGCAAAGACGGCACACTGCGCATCGTAGATTACAAAACAGGAGGAACCCCCAAAACACCGGCCAATGTAGAACAACTATTCACCCCTGCCGAAGGGCGCCCCAATTACATCTTTCAAACATTTCTATATGCAGCCATCATGAGTCGTAAGCAATCATTAAAGGTAGCGCCGTCTCTATTGTATATACATCGCGCCGCGTCAGAAACCTACTCACCCGTCATTGAAATAGGAGAACCCCGCAAGCCCAAAATGCCGGTGAATGACTTTTCGCTTTTCGAAGATGAGTTTCGCAACCACCTGCAAATTCTGCTCGAAGAAATTTATAACCCTGAAGAGGCCTTTTCTCAAACAGAATTCGTCAAAACATGCGAATACTGTGACTTCAAATCCTTGTGCAGAAGATAA